The Martelella endophytica genome contains the following window.
GTCCATATCGGCATGGCCGAACTGCTCGGCATTCTGCGCGAGGGCAAGACCATGGCCGATTTCCCCTATCTGATCGACAGCGCCACGGCGATGACCGACGATCTCCTGTGGTGGACGAAAGCGCTGAAGACCGCGCGCGACGCCTGAACGCGGGTTTCTTTCCGTCCCACCGTTTCCAAACAGGTCATGGCTTTCTATGCTGCCGCAAACAGCACATGAGGAATGCCATGACCATCGGATTCATCGGAACCGGCGAAATCACCAAGGCAGTCGTCACCGGCCTTTCGACGGCTGAGGGCGAAAAGCCCGTCATCCTGCTTTCGCCGCGCAATGCCGACATCGCCGCCGAACTTGCCGCGACGTTCGACAATGTAGCAGTTGCCGGCAGCAACCAGGCGGTCATTGATGAGGCGGATACCGTCTGCCTGGCGCTCCGGCCCCAGGATGCCGAAGCGATCCTTGAGGGGCTCAATTTCGGCACCGCCCGTCACGTCATCAGCTTCATGGCGACCTTCGGCGTCGAGCGCCTGAAGAAACTGGTGGCACCGGCAATGCGGGTGACGCTTGCCACGCCGCTTCCCGCCGTCGCCTTCCATGGCGGCCCGACGCCGATCTTCCCGCCGGATGAGGATGTGGTGGCGATGTTTGCCCCGCTCGGCACGCCGGTCGCTGTCGAGACCGAGGATGAATATCAGGCGCTCTGCGTCGCCACCGCAACGCTCGCCGGCGCCTTTGCCTATTACGAGACCATTTCCGACTGGCTGGAGGCGAAGTCCGTGCCCGCCGACAAGGCGCGTGCCTTCTCCGGCGCCGTGTTCTATGCGCTGGCCGCAACGGCCCGCAACGCGCCGGACGACAGCTTCGCAACGCTGACCGGCCACTCTGCCACCCGCGGTGGCACCAATGAGCAGGTGCTGAAGAACCTGAAGGATGACGGCGCCTATCAGGCGCTGTGGAAGGCTCTTGACGGAATCTGGGATCGGTTCGAAGCTGGCAAATCCTGAACGCGCGCAAAGGAGCGCCGCATGCCCCTAACCGAGCTTGTTCCCACCCTCGGCCTTGCCTGGCTTGCCTATTTCATCGCCGTGGTGAGCCCTGGCCCTGCCACGCTGGCGATTGCCGGCACGGCCATGGCTGGCGATCGCCGGCGGGCCATCGCCCTTGCCAATGGCGTGCTGACCGGCTCGTTCTGCTGGGCGCTTCTTGCCGGCACGGGCATGGCGGCGGTGGTGACGAAGCTGGCTTACGGCCTCGTGGTGCTCAAATGCCTGGGCGGCCTCTATCTCCTCTTCCTTGCCTGGAAGAGCTTCCGCAGCGCGATGCGGACGGAGGTGCTGGAAACCGCCGTTTCCGCATCGGCCAGTCTTGCGACAAACTACCGCCGCGGGCTGCTGATCCATCTCACCAATCCGAAGGCGATCTTCGCGTGGGTGTCGCTGGTTTCCATCGGTCTGCCGGCCGGAGCCGATCCGCAGGTGATCGCGGTCTTCATCGCCGGCGCGCTCGTCATTGGCTTCTTGACCTTCAATGGCCTTGCCGTGCTGTTCTCCTCAAGCCTCGTCGTGCGCGGCTATCGCCGGGCCCGCCGCGGCATCGAGGGCGTCATGGCCGCCTTCTTCGCCTTTGCCGGCTTCAAGCTGCTGACGACGCGTTT
Protein-coding sequences here:
- a CDS encoding pyrroline-5-carboxylate reductase, with amino-acid sequence MTIGFIGTGEITKAVVTGLSTAEGEKPVILLSPRNADIAAELAATFDNVAVAGSNQAVIDEADTVCLALRPQDAEAILEGLNFGTARHVISFMATFGVERLKKLVAPAMRVTLATPLPAVAFHGGPTPIFPPDEDVVAMFAPLGTPVAVETEDEYQALCVATATLAGAFAYYETISDWLEAKSVPADKARAFSGAVFYALAATARNAPDDSFATLTGHSATRGGTNEQVLKNLKDDGAYQALWKALDGIWDRFEAGKS
- a CDS encoding LysE family translocator, with amino-acid sequence MPLTELVPTLGLAWLAYFIAVVSPGPATLAIAGTAMAGDRRRAIALANGVLTGSFCWALLAGTGMAAVVTKLAYGLVVLKCLGGLYLLFLAWKSFRSAMRTEVLETAVSASASLATNYRRGLLIHLTNPKAIFAWVSLVSIGLPAGADPQVIAVFIAGALVIGFLTFNGLAVLFSSSLVVRGYRRARRGIEGVMAAFFAFAGFKLLTTRF